The following proteins are encoded in a genomic region of Amyelois transitella isolate CPQ chromosome 14, ilAmyTran1.1, whole genome shotgun sequence:
- the LOC106132455 gene encoding putative E3 ubiquitin-protein ligase UBR7: MSSEELTATEVAEMAESDGDKVVTMMDVLQEQEEFEEDANAVLGASDEKNCTYPKGYIKRQALYACLTCCPDAKTDPTKRAGVCLACSLSCHENHELVELYTKRNFCCDCGNSKFNSHPCQFTPNKPELNENNSYNQNFSGIYCICHRPYPDPEASFEDEMIQCIVCEDWLHASHLEAKVPPNEQYSEMICKGCMEKNEFLYDYSDFAVNDEGEDVDVTSLNEKVNGACNGHSKLHEQDKGSGDVEIDDISEKDSEDPKNNTNITLNSTVESSEKTELKPEDETNAMTGIEEKQSDEITTPAEQHNDLEKVTDTLENDKNSTGNESGITEKESNDSPTKENAAGDTAPSSNMETEENKAENENKKTDEQTSSITDGNTTSEEKIEEGKVAPEAATNEPIQNSQDQPEIESKDVNNATSQSESQSAKIEQSEANIEKDDDLMESIDRLINGDDESSKEKVELSYSSDQGKMEENADESNKSLNEETPVNNENVVENEENKDVNAVKSDENQSQTDIEMKETITSEDSTKTNDTDIEPSNDHKRKLDDEVIDKTDVKKAKLDISDCRRPRGVKRRHKGATFWPCNFREKLCTCNECIIMYRDLSLLFLIDLEDTVSAYETLGKEKNDGRSSQYEIGLQALSSLGRIQQINALTEYNKMRDKLLDFLKSFKDRKEVVKEEDIRAFFAGMKPKREPDGVYFCR; this comes from the exons ATGTCTTCAGAAGAATTGACTGCCACGGAAGTGGCCGAAATGGCAGAGTCCGATGGAGACAAAGTTGTGACTATGATGGATGTTTTGCAAGAACAAGAGGAATTTGAAGAAGACGCTAATGCCGTTCTGGGGGCTTCGGATGAGAAAAATTGCACTTATCCAAAG ggTTATATCAAGCGTCAAGCACTCTATGCCTGTCTGACGTGCTGTCCTGATGCTAAAACTGACCCAACAAAGAGAGCCGGAGTCTGCCTCGCCTGCAGCCTCTCTTGTCATGAAAACCATGAACTTGTGGAGCTGTACACCAAGCGAAACTTCTGCTGTGACTGTGGTAACTCCAAGTTCAATTCACACCCCTGCCAGTTTACTCCAAACAAACctgaattaaatgaaaataacagtTACAACCAGAATTTCAGCGGCATTTACTGTATCTGTCACAGACCTTACCCAGATCCTGAAGCTTCTTTTGAAGATGAAATGATACAGTGTATTGTATGTGAAGATTGGCTACATGCATCACATCTAGAGGCAAAGGTGCCACCAAATGAACAGTACTCAGAGATGATCTGCAAGGGATGTATGGAAAAAAATGAGTTCCTCTATGATTACAGTGACTTTGCTGTTAATGACGAAGGTGAAGATGTTGATGTCACCTCACTGAATGAAAAAGTCAATGGTGCTTGCAATGGCCATTCCAAATTACATGAACAAGACAAGGGTAGTGGTGATGTTGAAATAGACGATATTTCTGAAAAAGATTCAGAAGATCcaaaaaacaacacaaataTAACCTTAAACAGTACTGTTGAATCTAGTGAGAAGACAGAACTAAAACCTGAAGATGAAACAAATGCAATGACAGGAATTGAAGAAAAACAAAGTGATGAAATTACCACACCAGCAGAACAGCACAATGATTTGGAAAAAGTGACAGATACCTTGGAAAATGACAAAAATTCAACTGGGAATGAGTCAGGTATAACTGAAAAGGAATCCAATGATAGTcctacaaaagaaaatgcaGCTGGTGACACTGCCCCCAGCAGCAATATGGAAACTGAAGAAaataaagctgaaaatgagAACAAGAAAACTGATGAGCAAACTAGCAGTATTACAGATGGCAACACTActagtgaagaaaaaatagaGGAAGGCAAAGTTGCCCCTGAGGCAGCAACAAATGAACCTATCCAAAACTCGCAAGATCAACCAGAAATAGAAAGTAAAGATGTAAATAATGCTACTTCTCAATCTGAAAGTCAGTCAGCTAAAATAGAACAATCAGAAGCAAATATAGAGAAAGATGATGACCTTATGGAGAGCATAGACAGATTAATAAATGGTGATGATGAATCATCTAAAGAAAAAGTTGAATTAAGCTATAGTTCAGATCAGGGAAAAATGGAAGAGAATGCTGACGAAagcaataaaagtttaaatgaGGAAACACCTGTGAACAATGAAAATGTTGTTGAAAATGAGGAAAACAAAGATGTAAATGCAGTTAAGTCTGATGAAAACCAATCTCAGACTGATATTGAAATGAAGGAAACCATAACTAGTGAAGATAGTACAAAAACGAATGACACAGATATTGAGCCAAGTAATGATCATAAGAGAAAATTAGATGATGAAGTAATTGACAAAACTGATGTTAAGAAAGCGAAATTGGATATAAGTGACTGTAGAAGACCGAGAGGAGTCAAAAGGCGCCACAAAGGAGCTACATTCTGGCCATGTAATTTCCGCGAAAAGCTTTGCACGTGTAATGAATGTATCATTATGTACAGAGACTTGTCTTTACtgtttttaatagatttaGAGGATACAGTTAGTGCTTATGAGACTTTaggaaaggagaagaatgatGGGAGAAGCTCACAGTACGAAATAGGTCTGCAAGCTTTGTCATCTTTAGGAAGAATACAGCAAATCAATGCTTTGACGGAATACAACAAAATGCGAGATAAGCTATTAGATTTCCTTAAGAGTTTCAAAGACCGGAAAGAAGTTGTAAAGGAGGAAGATATTAGGGCTTTCTTTGCGGGAATGAAGCCGAAACGCGAGCCAGACGGTGTGTATTTCTGcagataa
- the LOC106132345 gene encoding radial spoke head protein 9 homolog, producing MNVHKLWEYKEYISVNGFRLTSELISILQNSLTLLQVENHFAHIQYWGQIYALSTDYHIAVGITNDAITDRKYFYTTDFKFWGLLPKAKRKYKMLSLITFFPFHGNPALKIKVLDESLEENNPDRCQYMKEENRLAATIANICDEAEICARGQIIKQPDGTVVINPNFYGLNSAEAKQLKSYLHIRPAQQRWNTNLLTRPDYNYSMDFLDSIDQDIPNGCWNLSLEQSGTVAYLKSLYWPGMTYFHNVQTKDAGFLYIGNGRKNLDVPFLL from the exons ATGAACGTGCACAAGCTTTGGGAATACAAGGAATACATAAGCGTGAATGGCTTTAGACTCACCAGTGAGCTGATTTCTATACTGCAAAATTCTCTTACTCTCTTACAAGTGGAGAACCATTTCGCTCATATCCAGTATTGGGGGCAGATATACGCGCTTAGCACTGATTATCATATAGCTG TCGGAATCACCAACGACGCGATTACAGACAGAAAATATTTCTACACCACAGACTTCAAGTTCTGGGGCTTGCTGCCCAAAGCCAAGAGAAAATACAAGATGCTGTCTCTCATCACGTTCTTTCCATTCCACGGGAATCCCGCATTGAAGATCAAGGTTCTGGACGAATCTTTAGAGGAAAATAACCCCGATAGATGCCAATACATGAAGGAAGAAAATCGATTAGCTGCTACCATAGCCAATATTTGCGACGAAGCGGAAATATGCGCTCGCGGACAAATAATTAAGCAACCTGACGGCACAGTTGTCATCAACCCAAATTTCTATGGTTTAAACTCTGCTGAAGCGAAACAACTGAAGTCTTATCTCCATATAAGACCAGCCCAGCAACGTTGGAACACTAATCTTCTGACCAGACCTGATTACAATTACAGCATGGACTTTTTGGACTCCATAGATCAGGATATACCGAACGGCTGTTGGAATCTGTCGCTCGAGCAGTCGGGCACCGTGGCTTATTTGAAAAGCCTCTACTGGCCCGGTATGACGTATTTTCATAATGTCCAAACCAAAGATGCTGGTTTCCTGTACATTGGGAACGGGCGGAAAAATTTGGATGTTCCTTTCCTTTTGTAA